In Lacibacter sp. H375, one DNA window encodes the following:
- a CDS encoding FAD-binding oxidoreductase: MISVENYAKVDMEIVQQLKAIVGEQYVFVDEESLSNYAHDETENLHFPPEVVVKPRTTEEISQIMKLCNEAIIPVTPRGAGTGLAGAALADKGGVLLSTERLNSILKIDERNHQVITEPGVITEVLMDEVKKVGLFYPPDPSSRGSCFIGGNISANSGGPKAVKYGVVRDYVLNLEVVLPSGEIIWTGANVLKNSTGYNLTHLIVGSEGTLGIVTKIVLRLIPLPKYDLLMLVPFKNLEQAGEAVSEIFRAGFVPSGLELVEIDALRIVSTMVESSAVPLTEDTEAHLIIEVDGNDVDVLMKEMEAISELLTKYDIGELYFADDAQQKAELWKLRRRVAEAVKLVGYTIEEDTVVPRAELPALIRGVKALGKQYDFNVVCYGHAGDGNLHIRIHKEGTPNSYGDAEMNKCLRAMFELVYKLGGTISGEHGVGLIQKGYMNIVMKEANLRLMRDIKRAFDPNNILNPGKIFDLQ; the protein is encoded by the coding sequence ATGATCTCTGTTGAGAATTACGCAAAAGTGGATATGGAAATTGTTCAGCAATTGAAGGCCATTGTAGGTGAACAATATGTTTTTGTTGATGAGGAATCGCTTAGCAATTATGCGCATGATGAAACAGAGAATCTTCATTTTCCTCCCGAAGTTGTGGTGAAGCCACGTACAACAGAAGAGATCAGCCAGATCATGAAGCTTTGTAATGAAGCAATTATTCCGGTTACTCCACGTGGGGCGGGCACCGGGTTGGCAGGTGCTGCATTGGCAGACAAAGGAGGTGTGTTACTTTCGACCGAGCGCTTGAATTCCATTTTAAAAATAGATGAACGTAATCACCAGGTTATTACTGAACCGGGTGTTATTACCGAAGTGCTGATGGATGAAGTAAAGAAAGTAGGGTTATTTTATCCACCTGATCCCAGTAGCAGAGGGAGTTGTTTTATTGGTGGAAATATTTCTGCAAACAGTGGAGGTCCAAAAGCAGTGAAGTATGGCGTGGTGAGAGATTATGTGTTGAACCTTGAAGTGGTGTTACCAAGCGGCGAAATAATATGGACAGGCGCAAACGTGTTGAAAAATTCTACCGGCTATAATCTTACACATTTAATTGTTGGCAGCGAAGGAACGCTGGGTATAGTAACCAAAATTGTTTTGCGTTTAATTCCATTGCCTAAATATGATCTGCTCATGCTTGTGCCTTTCAAAAATTTAGAGCAGGCAGGTGAGGCAGTAAGTGAAATTTTCCGTGCGGGCTTTGTACCAAGTGGATTGGAGTTAGTAGAGATCGATGCATTACGGATTGTAAGCACTATGGTTGAGAGTTCTGCCGTTCCTCTTACAGAAGATACAGAAGCACATCTTATAATTGAAGTGGATGGAAACGATGTGGATGTGCTGATGAAAGAGATGGAAGCAATTAGCGAACTCTTAACGAAATATGATATTGGTGAATTGTACTTTGCAGATGATGCACAGCAGAAAGCCGAATTGTGGAAACTGCGACGTAGAGTTGCAGAAGCAGTGAAGCTGGTTGGTTATACTATCGAAGAAGATACTGTTGTGCCAAGAGCAGAATTACCGGCGTTGATCCGTGGTGTAAAAGCGTTAGGAAAACAGTATGATTTTAATGTGGTGTGCTATGGTCATGCAGGCGATGGTAATTTGCACATTCGTATTCATAAAGAAGGAACGCCAAACAGCTATGGAGATGCAGAAATGAACAAATGCCTGCGTGCTATGTTTGAATTAGTTTATAAATTAGGCGGAACCATCAGTGGTGAACATGGAGTTGGGTTGATACAAAAGGGATACATGAATATTGTGATGAAAGAAGCCAACCTTCGCCTCATGCGTGATATAAAAAGAGCATTCGATCCTAACAATATATTGAACCCCGGTAAAATTTTCGATCTGCAATAA
- a CDS encoding LOG family protein encodes MQFTSLAVFCGSKSGADPLYITHAKELGRLMAEKNIKLVYGGGGKGIMGAVADSVMDAHGSVVGVIPEVLLEWEAQHKGITELHVVTDMHVRKKMMYELCDAAVVLAGGYGTLDELFEMLTWNTLKIHNKKIFIVNSNGFYTHLIEHMRQMFHEDFLYELPEERIVIVNEPAEIFSTVPA; translated from the coding sequence ATGCAATTCACTTCACTTGCAGTTTTTTGTGGCTCAAAATCAGGAGCCGATCCTCTCTACATTACGCATGCAAAAGAACTGGGCCGGTTGATGGCAGAGAAAAACATCAAGCTTGTGTACGGTGGTGGTGGCAAAGGTATCATGGGCGCTGTTGCAGATTCAGTAATGGACGCACATGGAAGTGTAGTAGGTGTAATTCCGGAAGTATTATTAGAATGGGAAGCACAACACAAAGGCATTACAGAGTTGCATGTGGTTACAGATATGCATGTGCGGAAAAAGATGATGTATGAATTGTGTGATGCAGCGGTAGTACTCGCAGGTGGTTATGGTACGTTGGATGAATTATTTGAAATGCTCACCTGGAACACATTGAAGATCCACAACAAAAAAATATTCATTGTTAACAGCAATGGCTTTTACACTCACTTAATTGAGCATATGCGCCAGATGTTCCATGAAGATTTTCTTTATGAGCTGCCTGAAGAACGTATTGTAATTGTAAACGAACCCGCTGAAATTTTTTCTACCGTTCCCGCTTAG
- a CDS encoding sodium:solute symporter produces MSPVLLFSFVFGYFLLLLVVAWYTSKNSNNDSFFIGNRSSNWMLVAFGMIGTSLSGVTFVSVPGTVGAAGFAYFQVVIGYFLGYLVIAYVLLPLYYKMNLTSIYNYLEHRFGTTSYKTGASYFILSRTLGATARMYLVVNILQIFILDAMGVPFWLTALVILILILLYTFEGGVKTIVYTDTLQTSCMLIGLVVCIIAIMNKMDFSFSQTMGQLSEKGMLKIFNTDVKASGFFVKQILGGAFITIAMTGLDQEMMQKNISVRTLKDSQKNVMTLSFVLLFVNFLFLLMGGLLYLYAGANGLEVKGDDLFPAIALGNYLSVAIGVIFIIGLISALFPSADGALTALTSSFCIDILGLKRRDDLDEKGKRKTRLTVHLTFTVIFFLCVMLFKWIDDKSIIDVILKVAGYTYGPLLGLFAFGILTKRQINDKKSLLVCIAAPLLVIGVDLINNAEWFVNKLQMTGDTGTALKNFSQSMFGGFKIGIELLIINGLFTFIGLWMISNKQDNQQATANRQ; encoded by the coding sequence ATGTCACCAGTCTTGCTGTTCTCCTTCGTTTTTGGTTATTTTTTATTGCTGTTGGTAGTGGCATGGTACACTTCCAAAAACTCAAATAACGATTCATTTTTTATTGGTAACCGCAGCAGTAACTGGATGTTGGTGGCATTTGGTATGATCGGTACTTCGCTGAGCGGCGTTACGTTTGTGAGTGTGCCCGGAACAGTTGGTGCAGCGGGTTTTGCGTATTTCCAGGTGGTAATCGGTTATTTTCTTGGTTACCTCGTGATAGCTTATGTGTTGCTGCCGCTTTATTATAAAATGAATCTCACTTCTATTTATAATTATCTCGAACATCGGTTTGGTACAACGAGTTATAAAACAGGTGCTTCATATTTTATTTTGTCACGAACATTGGGTGCTACAGCAAGAATGTATTTGGTTGTGAATATTCTGCAGATATTTATTCTGGATGCAATGGGGGTTCCGTTCTGGTTAACTGCATTGGTGATACTGATTCTGATTTTACTCTACACCTTTGAGGGTGGTGTAAAAACAATAGTGTATACCGATACGTTACAAACAAGTTGTATGTTGATCGGTTTGGTTGTATGCATCATTGCTATTATGAATAAAATGGATTTCAGTTTTTCACAAACTATGGGACAGTTGAGTGAAAAAGGAATGTTGAAGATTTTTAATACAGATGTAAAAGCATCGGGCTTTTTTGTGAAGCAGATATTGGGTGGTGCATTTATCACAATTGCAATGACCGGTCTTGACCAGGAAATGATGCAAAAAAATATAAGTGTCCGCACACTTAAAGATTCGCAAAAAAATGTAATGACGCTCAGCTTTGTGCTGTTGTTTGTAAACTTCCTTTTCCTGCTCATGGGAGGATTGTTATATCTCTATGCCGGGGCGAATGGATTAGAAGTAAAAGGCGATGACCTGTTTCCTGCTATTGCGTTAGGAAATTATCTGTCCGTGGCTATCGGCGTTATTTTTATTATCGGATTAATCTCGGCTTTGTTTCCCAGTGCCGACGGGGCATTAACGGCACTTACTTCATCATTTTGCATCGATATATTAGGATTAAAACGCCGTGATGATCTGGATGAAAAAGGTAAACGGAAAACACGCTTAACGGTTCATCTTACGTTCACTGTCATCTTCTTTTTATGCGTAATGTTATTCAAATGGATCGATGATAAATCGATTATTGATGTAATTCTGAAAGTAGCGGGTTACACATATGGACCGTTGCTGGGTTTGTTTGCATTTGGTATTTTAACCAAGCGGCAAATCAACGACAAGAAAAGCCTGCTTGTTTGTATTGCCGCACCACTGTTGGTAATAGGCGTTGACTTGATCAATAATGCGGAATGGTTCGTAAACAAACTGCAAATGACAGGCGATACCGGAACTGCACTCAAAAATTTTTCTCAGTCAATGTTTGGAGGGTTTAAAATCGGTATAGAACTGCTCATCATCAATGGGCTTTTTACCTTTATCGGGCTTTGGATGATTTCAAATAAACAAGACAATCAACAGGCAACAGCCAATAGGCAATAA